The Mytilus galloprovincialis chromosome 2, xbMytGall1.hap1.1, whole genome shotgun sequence genome has a window encoding:
- the LOC143062140 gene encoding uncharacterized protein LOC143062140, translated as MKYFFAVLVLSLCIAGLHAAKKQHMGRFNFDQFCPHDPKGCHRWCLLWNFDEGKCEGPGRLQCWCYWYITKPSLQGKSAIGKQN; from the exons ATGAAGTATTTCTTCGCTGTATTGGTACTTTCACTCTGCATTGCag GATTGCATGCTGCTAAAAAGCAGCATATGGGCAGAtttaattttgaccaattttGTCCTCATGACCCAAAAGGTTGTCATAGGTGGTGTTTACTCTGGAATTTTGATGAAGGAAAATGTGAAGGCCCTGGACGTCTGCAGTGTTGGTGTTACTGGTATATAAC aaaacCTAGTCTTCAAGGAAAGTCAGCAATTGGCAAACAAAACTGA